A genomic stretch from Telmatocola sphagniphila includes:
- a CDS encoding BBP7 family outer membrane beta-barrel protein — protein sequence MRRWYFRSLALAVCGVGFFNSPVAAQDSRPVPETIRVKTADDPGLPPLPALKTAPDAPTAPAKGVELPSLDLPKLEVPKVDNPIPANATGSMPALALPAVPNVQLPQDPELPKSVKPAESKSVVEPPKLELPNLEAPQSGSGKPADKSPIELPKLDVPVPPSPPKVPVSPANGKSSLNSEDNPIVPPSLDPKKPVPLGTTYVKPLTISEEAPPIPNSLKLPNTPTPAASSSAKGNANDDVNLSAFNELPPLSVPSAMTPPSGQSLTPSPILPAKLTTTSSTSGNLGEPGMLQLPTNPERVGAPNEPQKKKPFWDPNCDPARDQDVNACKEYLGISADMPVKPKWWLDVDYLHYFTPRGRLPALLYGGMPSSASTPANPVMGRTFPLYLNSGPGSRTAPGVEVALGTWLEPSLHWGIDVTTMTLFDQSTEKQFGSAGDLYLLRPFRDADTNTPQFLPIAGAGNPGGINIQTNSRFDGQEIHLLYDPHFEFLSPGMTMYFMFGYRHFNLSDDLQIQDYSIYPNQPATIATYDHFSTHNDFNGGQIAMKTSYQASRWSLDFTSKISLGTSTQNVYVNGFANGYSPSSGPVGQPGGFLALPTNIGEYQRQRLAFAPEVGLKFNYKFTNNLIGSIGYNFVYLSSVVRPGDVIDTTINSNYLPFTNGNGSQTQRPGIMWRDDSYWTQGLSIGLTLQY from the coding sequence ATGCGACGATGGTATTTCCGCAGTTTGGCACTGGCGGTTTGCGGTGTTGGTTTCTTCAACAGCCCCGTTGCGGCTCAGGATTCTCGTCCGGTACCCGAGACGATTCGGGTCAAAACGGCCGATGATCCGGGCCTACCTCCTCTTCCCGCCCTGAAAACCGCTCCAGATGCACCGACTGCACCTGCAAAAGGTGTCGAACTCCCTTCCCTGGATCTCCCCAAACTCGAAGTTCCGAAAGTCGATAATCCGATTCCGGCAAACGCGACTGGAAGTATGCCTGCGCTCGCTCTTCCTGCCGTGCCGAACGTACAACTTCCGCAGGATCCGGAACTGCCCAAATCTGTGAAACCAGCTGAATCAAAGAGTGTCGTCGAACCTCCCAAGCTGGAACTGCCCAATCTCGAGGCCCCGCAGAGCGGCAGTGGCAAACCAGCCGACAAATCCCCCATTGAGTTACCCAAGCTGGACGTCCCGGTTCCTCCTTCCCCTCCGAAAGTTCCCGTGTCGCCAGCGAATGGAAAATCTTCGCTGAATTCGGAGGATAATCCGATCGTCCCGCCCTCGCTGGATCCGAAGAAACCGGTTCCGCTCGGCACCACTTATGTAAAGCCGCTGACGATATCGGAGGAAGCACCGCCGATTCCCAACAGTCTTAAGCTCCCTAACACCCCTACACCAGCAGCATCGAGCTCGGCCAAGGGCAATGCAAACGATGATGTGAACCTGTCAGCTTTTAACGAACTGCCGCCCCTGAGCGTTCCTTCGGCAATGACACCGCCGAGTGGGCAATCGCTCACTCCGTCGCCAATTCTGCCGGCAAAGTTGACGACGACTTCTTCCACTTCCGGGAATCTCGGCGAGCCGGGAATGCTGCAACTGCCGACCAATCCCGAACGCGTGGGAGCGCCGAACGAACCGCAGAAGAAAAAACCGTTCTGGGATCCAAACTGCGATCCGGCGCGCGACCAGGATGTGAACGCCTGCAAAGAGTATCTGGGCATATCGGCCGATATGCCGGTGAAGCCGAAGTGGTGGTTGGATGTGGACTATCTGCATTACTTCACGCCGCGCGGCCGACTGCCCGCTTTGCTTTATGGAGGCATGCCTTCGAGCGCCAGTACGCCGGCAAATCCGGTGATGGGACGAACTTTCCCGCTTTATTTGAATTCGGGACCAGGTTCCCGAACGGCTCCCGGAGTTGAAGTGGCCCTGGGCACCTGGCTGGAACCGAGCCTTCATTGGGGCATCGACGTCACGACGATGACGCTCTTCGATCAAAGTACCGAAAAACAGTTCGGCTCGGCGGGTGATCTTTACTTACTACGGCCATTCCGGGATGCCGACACGAATACTCCACAGTTTCTACCGATTGCCGGGGCAGGAAATCCCGGCGGCATTAACATTCAAACGAATTCTCGCTTCGATGGACAGGAAATCCACCTCCTGTACGATCCGCATTTCGAATTCCTGAGCCCTGGTATGACGATGTACTTCATGTTCGGTTATCGGCATTTCAATTTGTCCGATGATCTGCAAATTCAAGATTACTCGATCTACCCGAACCAACCCGCCACGATTGCCACCTACGATCATTTCTCGACCCACAACGATTTCAACGGCGGGCAGATCGCCATGAAAACGAGCTACCAGGCTTCGCGCTGGTCTCTCGATTTCACTTCGAAGATCTCTCTGGGTACTTCGACGCAGAACGTCTACGTGAATGGCTTCGCCAACGGATACTCCCCCTCCTCGGGTCCGGTGGGACAACCGGGCGGCTTCCTGGCTCTACCGACGAATATCGGCGAATACCAGCGGCAGCGACTGGCCTTCGCCCCGGAAGTCGGTTTGAAATTCAATTATAAATTCACGAACAACCTGATCGGTTCGATTGGCTACAACTTCGTGTATCTCTCTTCGGTGGTTCGCCCAGGGGATGTGATAGATACCACGATCAACTCGAATTACTTGCCGTTTACCAACGGCAACGGCAGCCAGACGCAGCGACCCGGAATTATGTGGCGGGATGACAGTTACTGGACCCAGGGCCTCAGCATCGGGCTGACTCTGCAATACTAA
- a CDS encoding DUF6580 family putative transport protein gives MNFDKTDRRQKFLLALSLCAATVLLRLFPLAPNFTPMTALALFAITFFGFGYQSFLFIFATQIFGDLVLALQHGDMEYAFHSGLLGVYGSWFLIGLMGYLLSRKLTLGSSVGFGLAASILFFLVTNFQYWLSADSEYTKNWNGLMECYTAALPFYRTMGASALIFSVLFYVLAVLPVTESSAEKNSN, from the coding sequence ATGAACTTCGATAAGACTGATCGCAGGCAGAAATTCCTTCTGGCGCTGAGCCTTTGCGCCGCTACCGTGCTGCTGCGGCTATTTCCGCTAGCCCCGAACTTCACGCCCATGACGGCCCTGGCACTGTTCGCGATCACTTTTTTCGGCTTCGGCTACCAGTCGTTCCTGTTCATTTTCGCCACGCAGATTTTCGGCGATCTGGTTTTGGCGCTCCAGCACGGCGATATGGAATACGCTTTTCATTCCGGACTGCTGGGTGTTTACGGCAGTTGGTTTTTAATTGGCTTGATGGGATACCTGCTCTCGCGCAAACTCACACTGGGGAGTAGCGTCGGCTTCGGGCTGGCGGCCTCGATACTGTTCTTCCTGGTTACCAATTTCCAGTACTGGCTCTCGGCCGATTCGGAATACACCAAAAACTGGAACGGCCTGATGGAGTGCTATACGGCCGCTTTGCCGTTTTACCGGACGATGGGCGCTTCCGCTTTGATTTTCTCGGTACTCTTTTACGTGCTGGCCGTGTTACCCGTAACGGAAAGTTCGGCGGAAAAGAACTCGAATTGA
- a CDS encoding alpha/beta fold hydrolase — MKTDEYKSRPTDVLLVHGMGRSPFSMAPLARRLRREGLRTHFFGYQAARDPFQKIAGQLRKFLDQHTQKKLIVIGHSLGGLLLRVAIAEQAPEARPLQLFQLGSPNHSPQLARFFQKRFLFRILNGDPGQRLCDIDWMNALPGVTIPTVAIAGTAGMRANWWPIGHEPNDGIVTVREASLEKATVIELPVRHTFMMNYKIVAETIIAKMNKGFFDPV, encoded by the coding sequence TTGAAAACCGACGAATACAAATCGCGTCCGACAGATGTGCTGCTGGTGCATGGGATGGGCCGATCGCCGTTTTCCATGGCGCCGCTGGCCCGACGACTACGTCGTGAGGGACTGCGCACGCATTTTTTCGGCTACCAGGCGGCGCGCGATCCTTTCCAAAAAATAGCGGGACAACTCAGGAAATTTCTTGATCAACATACCCAAAAAAAGTTGATCGTGATTGGCCATTCGCTGGGCGGCCTGCTTTTGCGAGTCGCCATCGCCGAGCAAGCGCCGGAAGCCCGGCCACTGCAGTTATTTCAGCTCGGCAGCCCCAATCATTCCCCGCAACTCGCCCGCTTCTTTCAGAAACGATTTCTGTTTCGCATTCTCAATGGCGATCCCGGGCAGCGGCTCTGCGATATCGATTGGATGAATGCCTTGCCGGGAGTTACCATTCCCACGGTGGCCATCGCAGGCACAGCAGGAATGCGGGCAAACTGGTGGCCGATAGGTCACGAACCCAACGATGGAATCGTCACCGTACGGGAAGCCAGTTTGGAGAAGGCAACAGTCATTGAATTGCCGGTGCGGCATACCTTCATGATGAACTATAAAATTGTCGCCGAGACGATCATCGCAAAAATGAACAAAGGATTTTTCGACCCTGTCTGA